In a genomic window of Candidatus Thiothrix sulfatifontis:
- a CDS encoding PIN domain-containing protein: protein MTMRKVLLDANLLIAALDDGSTTSETERTKAKQTLAALLSNEEVTLIITPLIRYEVLRGIGWQDQVRFAQLKQSLDGLTELDVNRNVSELAANLFRFDRAENTDQQRNIEKRKFDVFHLASAKCHDLELASQDSDIAGLQGLYERYTQAIS from the coding sequence ATGACCATGCGCAAGGTTTTATTAGACGCAAACTTATTGATCGCCGCCTTGGATGACGGTAGCACAACTTCCGAAACCGAACGTACCAAAGCCAAGCAGACTTTGGCAGCCTTATTGAGCAATGAGGAGGTGACGCTGATTATCACCCCATTGATTCGCTACGAAGTGCTGCGCGGCATTGGCTGGCAAGATCAGGTACGTTTTGCCCAGTTGAAACAATCACTGGATGGTTTGACCGAGTTGGATGTTAATCGCAATGTCTCCGAACTGGCAGCCAACTTATTCCGCTTTGACCGTGCAGAGAATACAGACCAGCAACGCAATATTGAAAAGCGCAAGTTTGATGTGTTCCACCTTGCCAGCGCCAAGTGCCACGATTTGGAACTGGCATCGCAAGATTCAGACATCGCCGGATTGCAAGGTTTGTATGAGCGTTATACGCAGGCAATCTCATGA
- a CDS encoding urease accessory protein UreF — translation MAAGIRIPMITDLALLRLLHLVSPTLPIGSFTYSQGIEWAVECGWIATPADLQNWLASQLHSGMTHLDIPVLQRLYHAVERADVEALEYWIHTLNASRETSELLLEEKNRGRALTDLLIALEIPNAARWKPLLAQSQSAAFALAAVHWQIPLQQTAYGYVWSWLENLVLSAVKIIPLGQTQGQKILHEMTALLPEVVAQGLQVADDDIGASSPALAIASSRHETQYTRLFRS, via the coding sequence ATGGCGGCGGGCATTCGCATTCCCATGATCACTGATCTGGCACTGTTGCGCCTGCTGCACCTAGTCAGCCCGACCTTGCCGATTGGTTCGTTCACTTATTCGCAGGGGATCGAATGGGCGGTGGAATGCGGCTGGATTGCCACTCCCGCCGATTTGCAAAACTGGCTTGCAAGCCAGTTGCACAGCGGCATGACGCATCTGGATATTCCGGTATTGCAACGCCTGTATCATGCAGTGGAACGCGCTGATGTGGAAGCACTGGAATACTGGATTCACACCCTCAACGCCAGCCGCGAAACCAGCGAATTATTGCTGGAAGAAAAGAATCGCGGGCGGGCGCTGACCGATTTGCTGATTGCCTTGGAAATCCCCAATGCTGCTCGCTGGAAACCGCTACTCGCCCAAAGCCAATCCGCCGCTTTCGCACTCGCTGCGGTGCATTGGCAAATCCCGCTGCAACAGACCGCTTACGGCTATGTGTGGAGCTGGTTGGAAAATCTGGTGCTGTCAGCGGTAAAAATCATCCCGCTGGGGCAAACTCAGGGGCAAAAGATTTTGCATGAAATGACGGCGTTGCTGCCGGAAGTGGTGGCGCAAGGCTTGCAAGTGGCTGATGACGACATTGGCGCGTCATCGCCCGCCTTAGCTATTGCCAGCAGCCGCCACGAAACCCAATACACCCGTTTGTTTCGATCGTAA
- a CDS encoding type I restriction-modification system subunit M has translation MNDTISQDSINKALWAACDTFRGTISADTYKDFILTMLFLKYISDVWQGHYERYQAEYGDEPELITEMMKSERFVLPPIASFYALYERRHEPGNGERIDQALHAIEEANGTKLKDAGKSVFQDISFNTDKLGEEKQKNTILRHLLEDFAKPELNLKPSRVGTLDVIGNAYEYMIKNFAASGGQKAGEFYTPPEVSDLMAELLEPQPGDSICDPACGSGSLLMKCGRKIVANFGSRQYALYGQEAIGSTWSLAKMNMFLHGEDNHKIEWGDTIRNPKLLDKNGNLMLFDIVTANPPFSLDKWGHDDAENDKFSRFRRGIPPKTKGDYAFILHMIETLKPDTGRMGVVVPHGVLFRGSSEGQIRQKLIEENLLDAVIGLPEKLFYGTGIPAAILLFRKDKHDTSVLFIDASRECKAGKNQNLLTAENIRKVLETYQTGKSVEKYAYLASLAEIRENDYNLNIPRYVDTFEEEETIDLIAVRRERLQLQQQLAALETEMAGYLEELGYDSK, from the coding sequence ATGAACGACACCATCAGCCAAGACAGCATCAACAAAGCCCTGTGGGCAGCCTGCGATACCTTTCGCGGTACGATCAGTGCCGACACGTACAAAGATTTCATCCTCACCATGCTGTTCCTCAAGTACATCTCAGATGTGTGGCAGGGTCATTACGAACGCTATCAGGCGGAGTACGGCGATGAGCCGGAACTGATTACCGAAATGATGAAAAGCGAACGCTTTGTGCTGCCGCCTATCGCCAGTTTTTACGCTTTGTATGAGCGTCGTCACGAACCGGGTAACGGTGAGCGCATTGACCAAGCCCTGCACGCGATTGAGGAAGCCAACGGCACGAAACTCAAGGATGCAGGCAAAAGTGTGTTCCAAGACATTTCGTTTAACACCGACAAGCTGGGCGAGGAAAAGCAGAAAAACACCATCTTGCGCCACTTGCTGGAAGATTTTGCCAAGCCGGAACTCAACCTCAAACCCAGCCGCGTGGGGACGCTGGATGTGATTGGCAACGCCTACGAGTACATGATCAAAAACTTTGCTGCCAGCGGTGGGCAAAAGGCGGGTGAGTTTTATACCCCGCCGGAAGTGTCCGATTTAATGGCGGAATTGCTTGAGCCGCAACCGGGCGACAGCATTTGTGACCCGGCGTGTGGTTCGGGGTCGTTGCTGATGAAGTGTGGGCGCAAGATCGTCGCCAACTTCGGCAGCAGGCAATACGCGCTGTACGGGCAGGAGGCGATTGGTTCTACTTGGTCGCTGGCGAAGATGAATATGTTCCTGCATGGCGAAGATAACCACAAGATTGAATGGGGCGACACTATCCGCAACCCCAAATTGCTGGATAAAAACGGCAACCTGATGCTGTTTGACATCGTGACTGCCAACCCGCCGTTTTCATTGGACAAATGGGGGCATGACGATGCGGAAAATGACAAATTCAGCCGTTTCCGGCGTGGCATTCCGCCCAAAACCAAGGGCGACTATGCCTTCATCCTGCACATGATCGAAACGCTGAAGCCGGATACCGGGCGCATGGGCGTGGTTGTGCCGCATGGGGTATTGTTCCGGGGTTCATCCGAGGGGCAAATCCGCCAGAAGCTGATTGAGGAAAACTTGCTGGATGCGGTGATTGGTTTGCCGGAAAAGCTGTTTTACGGTACGGGCATTCCGGCGGCGATCCTGCTGTTTCGCAAGGATAAGCACGATACCAGTGTGTTGTTCATTGATGCCAGCCGCGAGTGCAAGGCGGGCAAGAACCAGAACTTGCTGACGGCGGAGAATATCCGCAAAGTGCTGGAGACGTACCAGACCGGGAAAAGCGTGGAGAAATACGCCTACCTCGCCAGCCTTGCTGAAATCCGCGAGAACGACTACAACCTCAATATTCCGCGCTACGTCGATACCTTTGAGGAAGAGGAAACCATTGATTTGATAGCGGTACGGCGCGAGCGGTTGCAACTGCAACAGCAGTTGGCGGCGTTGGAAACGGAGATGGCGGGGTATTTGGAGGAGTTGGGGTATGACTCAAAATAG
- a CDS encoding DUF1016 domain-containing protein — protein sequence MKPISRKHDIISNLQQFLLESGKGFAFVGRKQRIRIEDRNFYIDLVFYNIKLRCFLLINLKLGKLTHQDVEKMDTYIHIYDQHHKEEEDNPTIGLVLCSQKSEVVVKYSVLTDSQQLFASKYLPYLPTEAELKRELECERGLVGWQIEESRGIYAV from the coding sequence ATGAAACCAATCTCCCGAAAACATGACATCATCAGCAACCTGCAACAGTTCCTGTTGGAATCGGGCAAGGGATTTGCATTTGTGGGGCGCAAGCAACGCATCCGTATCGAAGATCGGAATTTCTACATTGATCTGGTGTTTTACAACATCAAACTCAGATGCTTTCTGCTGATTAATCTCAAGCTGGGCAAACTTACGCATCAGGATGTGGAGAAAATGGATACCTACATTCACATCTATGACCAGCACCACAAGGAGGAGGAGGATAACCCGACGATTGGGCTGGTATTGTGCAGCCAGAAAAGCGAAGTAGTGGTTAAGTATTCGGTTCTCACTGATAGCCAGCAATTGTTCGCTTCCAAATACCTGCCCTATCTGCCAACGGAAGCAGAACTCAAACGCGAGTTGGAGTGTGAACGGGGATTGGTGGGATGGCAAATCGAAGAAAGCAGGGGGATTTATGCTGTCTGA
- the ureE gene encoding urease accessory protein UreE, protein MLKIERILDKSSVPPRQFYLSLTLPHERRIISRQRVTLDDGSDAGLFLPRGSCLQHGDVLQGASGELIRIQAAPETVSTLTCADPWLLARACYHLGNRHVPVQIMQGMIRYQHDHVLDDMLHGLGLHVVVEQAPFEPEAGAYGGGHSHSHDH, encoded by the coding sequence ATGCTTAAAATTGAACGTATTCTGGATAAAAGCAGCGTCCCACCCCGCCAGTTTTACCTGTCGCTGACCTTACCGCACGAACGCCGCATTATCAGCCGCCAACGTGTGACCTTGGACGATGGCAGCGATGCAGGCTTGTTCCTGCCACGCGGTTCCTGCCTGCAACACGGCGATGTCCTGCAAGGCGCAAGCGGTGAACTCATCCGCATCCAAGCCGCGCCCGAAACGGTATCTACCCTGACGTGCGCCGACCCGTGGTTGCTGGCACGGGCTTGCTATCACCTCGGCAACCGCCATGTACCCGTGCAAATCATGCAGGGCATGATCCGCTACCAGCACGACCATGTGCTGGACGACATGCTTCACGGTTTAGGCTTGCATGTAGTGGTGGAACAAGCCCCATTCGAGCCAGAAGCGGGGGCGTATGGCGGCGGGCATTCGCATTCCCATGATCACTGA
- a CDS encoding AAA family ATPase — translation MQKSSLATHNLPIVFLASQNRGFIQHDNKPAQAIGTLEQRRNAYFQRLIQGMNNNFTSLNMDTGIEEWFVTLAQSANPYQKQEDNRDIEIRVVLELLNKIDSRIDPKYMQISGDGRVNLKIDGQPRELSHLSTGFASILKMLQAIVSGYGYFTNETRLQQVKGIVLIDEIESHLHLSWQAKIIPLLKHLFPNTTFYITTHSSIVLSQLKAGEAYRLQRDTDGVVRTQAITSPNTTSLIDVLQEAFDIDLNRLKLDSLVPADQQQAKQQLLNLINGQGV, via the coding sequence ATGCAAAAAAGTTCTCTTGCTACGCACAACCTACCGATTGTGTTTCTTGCTTCCCAAAACCGGGGATTTATTCAACACGACAACAAACCTGCCCAAGCTATTGGGACGCTAGAACAACGCCGTAATGCCTATTTCCAGCGTTTGATTCAAGGCATGAACAACAATTTCACCAGCCTGAATATGGATACGGGCATTGAAGAATGGTTTGTCACCCTAGCCCAATCCGCTAACCCTTACCAAAAGCAGGAAGATAACCGCGACATCGAAATCCGTGTAGTACTGGAGTTGCTAAACAAAATCGACAGCCGCATCGACCCCAAATACATGCAAATCAGCGGTGATGGTCGGGTCAATCTGAAAATTGATGGTCAGCCGCGTGAGCTTTCCCATCTGAGTACCGGCTTTGCCTCCATCCTGAAAATGCTACAGGCGATTGTGTCCGGTTACGGCTATTTCACCAATGAAACCCGCTTGCAACAGGTGAAGGGTATCGTGCTGATTGACGAAATCGAAAGCCACCTGCATCTGTCTTGGCAAGCAAAAATCATCCCCTTGCTCAAACACTTATTCCCGAATACCACCTTTTACATCACCACCCATTCTTCCATCGTGCTGTCACAGCTAAAGGCAGGAGAAGCCTATCGCCTGCAACGCGATACCGATGGCGTGGTGCGTACCCAAGCGATTACTTCACCCAATACCACCTCGTTGATTGATGTGCTGCAAGAAGCCTTTGATATTGATCTAAATCGTCTGAAGCTGGACAGTCTCGTTCCCGCTGATCAACAACAAGCGAAACAACAGTTGTTGAATCTGATCAATGGGCAAGGGGTTTAA
- the ureG gene encoding urease accessory protein UreG, whose protein sequence is MSNPLRVGVGGPVGSGKTALLDALCKAMRDTYDIAVVTNDIYTQEDAQFLMRSEALPVERIVGVETGGCPHTAIREDASMNLAAVEDLQIRFPGLDLIFIESGGDNLSATFSPELADLTIYVIDVAEGEKIPRKGGPGITRSDLLVINKIDLAPYVGASLEVMESDSKRMRGERPFVFTNLKEKLGLQTIIDFIVHKGMLRVS, encoded by the coding sequence ATGTCTAACCCCTTACGTGTCGGTGTCGGCGGCCCGGTCGGTTCTGGCAAAACCGCGCTGCTGGATGCGTTGTGCAAAGCCATGCGCGACACTTACGACATTGCCGTCGTCACCAACGACATTTACACGCAGGAAGATGCGCAATTCCTGATGCGTAGCGAAGCCCTGCCCGTAGAACGCATTGTCGGTGTGGAAACCGGCGGTTGCCCACACACTGCGATCCGCGAAGATGCCTCGATGAATCTGGCAGCGGTGGAAGATTTGCAAATCCGTTTTCCCGGGCTTGATCTGATTTTCATCGAAAGCGGCGGCGATAATCTGTCGGCGACTTTCAGCCCCGAACTGGCAGACCTCACCATTTACGTGATCGACGTGGCGGAAGGCGAAAAGATTCCGCGCAAAGGCGGCCCCGGTATTACCCGCTCCGATTTGCTGGTGATCAACAAGATCGACCTTGCACCTTACGTAGGGGCTTCGCTGGAAGTGATGGAAAGCGACAGCAAACGAATGCGCGGCGAGCGTCCGTTTGTGTTTACCAACTTGAAGGAAAAGCTGGGCTTGCAGACGATCATTGATTTTATCGTCCACAAGGGGATGTTGCGGGTGTCGTAG
- a CDS encoding M48 family metallopeptidase, protein MLQFSYGDEQITFERLPRSEGIQRVLIKVHPDCRIEVAAPAQADDNEVLAAVKKRGRWIYQQLRDFRQQSAYVTPRQYISGESHYYLGKQYLLKVLEDPNTTPQVKLLRGKLEVTVRQKSAEKVQQLLSDWYKVRAKEVFAKRLDAMLEQALWVAERPPLRIFTMHTQWGSCSPQGRLTLNPHLVKAPRECIDYVILHELCHLAEHNHSERFYRLLSQVMPNWERVKARLDARAGYYVLA, encoded by the coding sequence ATGCTTCAGTTTAGCTATGGTGATGAACAGATTACGTTTGAGCGTTTGCCGCGTAGCGAGGGAATCCAGCGGGTGTTGATCAAGGTTCACCCCGATTGCCGGATCGAAGTTGCCGCCCCAGCCCAAGCGGATGATAACGAAGTGCTGGCAGCAGTGAAAAAGCGCGGTCGCTGGATTTACCAACAACTGCGCGATTTTCGCCAACAATCCGCTTACGTCACCCCAAGGCAATATATCAGCGGGGAAAGCCATTATTACTTGGGCAAACAATACCTGCTGAAAGTGCTGGAAGACCCCAACACCACGCCACAAGTAAAATTGTTACGCGGCAAACTGGAAGTGACTGTGCGTCAGAAAAGTGCGGAAAAGGTGCAACAACTCTTGAGCGACTGGTACAAGGTTCGTGCTAAAGAAGTGTTTGCCAAACGGCTGGATGCCATGTTGGAACAGGCACTTTGGGTGGCTGAACGTCCGCCGTTACGCATTTTTACCATGCACACCCAATGGGGCAGTTGTTCACCCCAAGGTAGGCTAACGCTTAACCCGCATCTGGTGAAAGCCCCACGCGAGTGCATTGACTACGTGATTCTGCATGAGTTGTGTCATCTTGCCGAGCATAACCACAGCGAACGCTTTTACCGTTTGCTGTCTCAGGTGATGCCCAATTGGGAAAGGGTAAAGGCTAGACTGGATGCAAGGGCGGGGTATTATGTGTTGGCATGA
- a CDS encoding restriction endonuclease subunit S, with the protein MNGDWWDGKSKKAGGFMLSEEWRIGIIKDLADTVMGYAFKSTDFVSDGVPLLRMGNLYQNTLDLRRDTVYLPKTYKDTYARFIVRSGDLVMSMTGTMGKRDYGFTVQIPDSAPESLLNQRVMKFVPKKESNSEYLLNLLRSEILLSKLYSFPGGTKQANLSAKQVQDLPVLIPPLPEQKKIAQILSTWDKAITTTEQLLANSQQQKKALMQQLLTGKKRLQGFGGEFKRSYLSDLAKIDAKSLGNKTPTDFEFQYISLSDVNAGRIADNIECHKFHNAPSRARRIVSEGDILLATVRPNLQGFVKITKEYSDCIASTGFSVLSPKKGVCGSYLYHYLFGAHITGQINALVVGTNYPAINSSDVAGLLIYYPEYEEQEKIAEFLNNCDSTLSVLQQKLEGLKQEKKALMQQLLTGKRRVKV; encoded by the coding sequence GTGAACGGGGATTGGTGGGATGGCAAATCGAAGAAAGCAGGGGGATTTATGCTGTCTGAGGAGTGGAGGATCGGAATAATAAAAGATTTGGCTGACACGGTGATGGGCTACGCATTTAAAAGTACAGATTTTGTTTCCGATGGTGTTCCATTGTTGAGGATGGGAAATCTCTATCAAAATACATTGGATTTAAGACGAGATACAGTATATTTGCCAAAAACTTACAAAGATACATATGCAAGATTCATAGTCAGATCAGGTGATCTTGTTATGTCTATGACTGGCACGATGGGCAAGCGTGACTATGGCTTCACCGTTCAAATACCAGATAGTGCACCAGAATCATTACTAAACCAACGTGTTATGAAATTCGTTCCTAAGAAAGAGTCAAATTCAGAATATCTATTAAATCTTCTCAGGAGTGAGATTCTGTTGTCTAAGCTGTACTCATTTCCGGGGGGCACAAAGCAAGCAAACTTATCGGCAAAACAAGTTCAGGATCTACCAGTTCTTATTCCCCCACTCCCCGAACAAAAGAAAATCGCCCAAATCCTCTCCACTTGGGACAAAGCCATCACCACCACCGAACAACTTCTTGCCAACAGCCAGCAGCAGAAAAAAGCCCTGATGCAGCAATTGCTGACTGGGAAGAAGCGGTTGCAGGGGTTTGGGGGCGAGTTCAAACGTTCATATCTCTCTGATCTTGCCAAAATTGACGCTAAAAGTTTAGGGAATAAAACGCCTACAGATTTTGAGTTTCAATATATTTCATTATCAGACGTAAACGCTGGACGAATAGCAGATAACATAGAGTGTCACAAATTTCATAATGCACCAAGTCGAGCTAGGCGCATTGTATCTGAAGGTGACATTCTTCTTGCAACAGTACGTCCTAATCTCCAAGGCTTTGTCAAAATTACTAAAGAGTATTCTGACTGTATAGCTTCTACAGGATTTTCTGTGCTTTCACCGAAAAAAGGTGTTTGTGGTAGTTACTTATATCATTACTTATTTGGTGCTCATATCACGGGACAAATAAATGCATTGGTTGTTGGAACAAACTATCCCGCAATTAATTCCTCTGATGTTGCTGGGTTATTGATCTATTATCCAGAGTATGAAGAACAGGAAAAAATTGCAGAATTTTTAAATAACTGTGATTCAACACTATCGGTTTTGCAGCAAAAACTTGAGGGTTTGAAGCAGGAGAAGAAAGCCCTGATGCAGCAGTTGTTGACGGGAAAACGGCGGGTGAAAGTATGA
- a CDS encoding type I restriction endonuclease subunit R, which produces MPALPRFQEEYSAKLPALALLSQLGWSFLSPQQAVIARHGHYDQVVLRDILRSELQKRRFIFAGREYALSSHALDNLIAEVCSPALNEGLLSANEKLYNHLLYGISISEFVDGKKANPTIALIDWHNPANNHFSFTEEFSITRAGGVDTRRPDIVCFVNGIPLVVIEAKRPNGYAKKAPTIDEGISQSLRNQRPDEIPHLFAYSQLLLSINGAEGRYATCATPTKFWSAWREEDISPAEMHAIKNRPLTALQTELLFAHRTAQDWAWYQAWSAAELAVTGQDHLLISLLQPQRLLEMVRFYILFDKKVGKIVARYQQVFGIKRLIERINTQRPDSGREGGVIWHTTGSGKSFTMVFLSKALILHDSLKHCRILVVTDRVDLESQLSKTFTSGGELASKKDKEAAMATSGKRLAEQIGKGTERIMFSLIQKFNSATKLPECRNASPNIIVLIDEGHRSQGGENHIRMKQALPKAAFVAFTGTPLLKDDKTEGKFGKIIHAYTMQRAVDDQTVTPLLYEERIPDLDVNERAIDSWFERITEGLTAEQKTDLKRKFARKGEIYSVDDRIRLIALDIANHFVKNIDDGLKGQLACDSKASAIKYKQYLDEAGLFESAVVMSPPDTREGNTDVDEAALPAVTKWWKDNIGSTDEQTYTKAIIERFDKDEALKLLIVVDKLLTGFDEPKNTVLYIDKPLKQHNLIQAIARVNRLHPLKKFGLLIDYRGILAELDTTLQKYQDLAARTQGGYDINDIAGLYSQMSTEYKRLPQLYKTLWAIFAGVKNKHDIEQLRQVLVPKMVEQSDELVDANLKVREDFYEALTAFASCLKVALQSATFFADTSFSDADRRHYKETLKQFSSLGQLAKQDAGETIQYDQYAAQVKKLLDKHVVGVDIKDAQGVYEVNKMGQKQAPEDWSADKTRNETDIIKTRVTRMIEQDLRDDPYAQEAFSKLLRQAIANAEKLFDHPLKQYLLFHDFAEQVQQRRVPDMPNVFVGNHHAQAYFGVFKQTLPEVFTAADQATQDQWVQLAFGLDAHVEQSVAEHSINPQNIEADIRKKLLPLLFKECKAIGGGMDQAKAMVERVVQIVRVGLSGM; this is translated from the coding sequence ATGCCAGCCTTGCCACGCTTCCAAGAAGAATACAGTGCCAAACTCCCCGCCTTGGCACTGTTGAGCCAATTGGGTTGGTCATTCCTCTCTCCGCAACAGGCCGTGATTGCCCGCCACGGTCACTACGATCAAGTGGTGTTGCGCGACATCTTGCGTAGCGAATTGCAAAAACGTCGTTTTATCTTCGCCGGTCGTGAATACGCCCTGTCGAGCCACGCGCTGGATAACCTGATTGCCGAAGTGTGCAGCCCCGCCCTCAACGAAGGTTTGCTGTCTGCTAACGAAAAGCTCTACAACCATCTGCTGTATGGCATTTCCATCAGCGAATTTGTCGACGGCAAAAAAGCCAACCCGACCATTGCCCTGATCGACTGGCACAACCCCGCCAACAACCATTTCAGCTTTACCGAAGAATTCAGCATTACCCGCGCTGGCGGTGTCGATACGCGCCGCCCGGACATCGTGTGTTTCGTCAACGGCATCCCACTGGTGGTGATTGAAGCCAAACGCCCCAATGGTTACGCGAAAAAAGCCCCGACCATCGACGAAGGCATTTCACAAAGCCTGCGCAACCAACGCCCCGACGAAATCCCGCACCTGTTCGCCTACAGCCAATTATTGCTCTCCATCAATGGCGCAGAAGGCCGTTACGCAACCTGTGCCACCCCCACCAAATTCTGGTCAGCATGGCGCGAGGAAGACATCAGCCCTGCGGAAATGCACGCCATCAAAAACCGCCCGCTGACCGCACTGCAAACCGAACTCCTGTTTGCCCACCGCACTGCCCAAGATTGGGCGTGGTATCAGGCTTGGAGTGCCGCTGAATTGGCAGTGACGGGTCAAGATCACCTGCTGATCAGTCTGTTACAGCCGCAACGCTTGCTGGAAATGGTGCGGTTTTACATCCTGTTCGACAAAAAGGTTGGCAAAATTGTTGCGCGTTATCAGCAGGTATTCGGTATCAAACGGCTGATTGAGCGTATCAACACGCAACGCCCAGACAGCGGACGCGAAGGCGGCGTTATCTGGCACACCACCGGCTCAGGCAAATCCTTCACAATGGTATTCTTAAGCAAAGCCCTGATCCTGCACGATTCCCTCAAGCACTGCCGCATTCTGGTTGTCACCGACCGGGTAGATTTGGAAAGCCAACTCAGTAAAACCTTCACTTCCGGCGGCGAGTTAGCCAGCAAAAAAGACAAAGAAGCGGCAATGGCAACCTCCGGCAAACGCCTTGCCGAACAGATTGGCAAAGGCACGGAACGCATTATGTTCTCCCTCATCCAGAAGTTTAACAGTGCCACCAAACTGCCCGAATGCCGCAATGCCAGCCCGAATATCATTGTGCTGATCGACGAAGGCCACCGTAGCCAAGGCGGCGAAAACCACATCCGCATGAAACAGGCATTGCCCAAAGCCGCGTTTGTGGCGTTTACTGGCACGCCCTTGCTGAAAGACGATAAGACCGAAGGCAAGTTTGGCAAGATCATTCACGCCTACACCATGCAACGCGCTGTGGATGACCAAACCGTTACGCCCTTGTTGTACGAAGAGCGCATCCCCGATCTGGATGTCAACGAACGCGCCATTGATAGCTGGTTCGAGCGCATTACTGAAGGCTTGACCGCTGAACAAAAAACCGACCTGAAACGCAAGTTTGCCCGCAAAGGCGAAATCTACAGCGTGGATGACCGCATCCGCCTGATTGCGCTCGACATTGCTAACCACTTCGTGAAAAACATCGACGACGGCTTGAAAGGGCAACTAGCTTGCGACAGCAAAGCCTCCGCCATCAAGTACAAACAATACCTCGACGAAGCCGGGTTGTTTGAATCCGCCGTAGTCATGAGTCCACCCGATACCCGCGAAGGCAATACCGATGTGGATGAAGCCGCCTTGCCCGCCGTGACTAAATGGTGGAAAGACAATATCGGTTCAACCGACGAACAAACCTACACCAAAGCCATCATTGAGCGTTTCGACAAAGACGAGGCGTTGAAGCTGCTGATTGTGGTAGACAAGCTGCTGACGGGGTTCGACGAACCGAAAAACACCGTGCTGTATATCGACAAGCCGTTAAAGCAACACAACCTGATCCAAGCGATTGCGCGGGTGAACCGTTTGCACCCGCTGAAAAAGTTCGGTTTGCTGATCGACTATCGCGGCATTCTGGCGGAACTCGATACCACCCTCCAGAAATATCAGGATTTGGCGGCGCGTACCCAAGGCGGTTACGACATCAATGATATTGCGGGTTTGTATAGCCAGATGAGTACCGAATACAAACGTTTGCCGCAACTTTACAAAACCTTGTGGGCGATTTTTGCTGGGGTTAAGAATAAGCACGACATTGAGCAATTGCGGCAAGTGTTAGTGCCGAAAATGGTGGAGCAAAGCGACGAGTTGGTCGATGCCAACCTCAAAGTGCGCGAAGACTTCTACGAAGCCCTGACCGCCTTCGCCAGTTGCCTGAAAGTCGCGCTGCAATCTGCCACCTTCTTTGCCGATACCAGTTTCAGCGATGCTGACCGCCGCCATTACAAAGAAACCCTCAAGCAATTTTCCAGCCTGGGCCAATTGGCAAAACAAGACGCAGGCGAAACCATCCAGTACGACCAGTACGCCGCGCAGGTAAAAAAGCTGTTGGACAAGCACGTGGTCGGCGTTGACATCAAAGACGCACAAGGCGTTTACGAAGTGAACAAAATGGGGCAAAAGCAAGCCCCTGAAGATTGGAGCGCGGACAAAACCCGCAACGAAACCGACATTATCAAAACCCGCGTGACCCGCATGATCGAGCAGGATTTGCGCGATGACCCTTACGCGCAGGAAGCCTTTTCCAAACTGCTACGCCAAGCTATTGCGAACGCAGAAAAGTTGTTCGATCACCCGCTCAAGCAATACCTGTTATTCCACGATTTTGCCGAGCAAGTGCAGCAACGGCGCGTACCGGATATGCCGAATGTGTTTGTAGGCAATCACCACGCGCAGGCGTATTTCGGCGTGTTCAAACAAACCTTGCCGGAAGTATTCACGGCTGCTGATCAAGCCACGCAAGACCAATGGGTGCAACTCGCCTTCGGACTGGATGCGCATGTGGAACAATCCGTCGCCGAACATTCCATCAACCCGCAAAACATCGAAGCCGACATCCGTAAAAAACTGCTGCCGCTGCTGTTCAAAGAGTGCAAAGCGATTGGCGGTGGCATGGATCAGGCTAAAGCAATGGTTGAACGGGTAGTGCAGATTGTGCGCGTAGGCTTGAGTGGGATGTAA